From Neodiprion pinetum isolate iyNeoPine1 chromosome 7, iyNeoPine1.2, whole genome shotgun sequence, a single genomic window includes:
- the LOC138191300 gene encoding uncharacterized protein yields MGANNGSPAGVQWDDVNSASASRIRTGVVTNLRNRNLGAFLDDAQRVIVERLRLVLREEGNMKGNLTLSCKYENTKHDGIAEEVESFNTSNTSILPSSDIDDWFTHARNDLLVKVEDFEKRDSGWSMIEILNTTVNINRYQPLAAGLSIFVELPKDIQRKRAVVNVKNDDERCLLWSITAAVHSVNTNTDRTHHYRRYISEFNCTGITFPATLHDVKQLEKLNNLLINVNGEESQIFTHHAKSEKSDIGPIYLSENLHSVNVNTILLLMLESNDCHENDMACEFKSRFHIAWISKLMYTDTDDSLIHQFNVPNIYDIIKRDVDAMLDTSDCPSDNVYGIPLKKKKRLGLMKDENNGKIITEFIGLRAKLYTFTTMGEDETKHINEIKVCERAKGVKSSTLNTITFDDYKRCLLAYEESARPQCLIHSKKHQVSAIVQKKLYLS; encoded by the exons ATGGGCGCTAATAACGGCAGTCCTGCGGGCGTACAGTGGGACGATGTCAATAGTGCTTCTGCCAGCCGGATCCgaacgggggttgtcacaaatctcaGGAATAGGAATTTGGGGGCCTTTCTGGACGACGCGCAGCGGGTTATCGTTGAGCGATTGAGGCTGGTACTACGCGAGGAGGGAAATATGAAGGGTAACCTCACATTATCGTGCaaatatgaaaatacaaaGCACGACGGGATCGCGGAAGAAGTTGAAAGCTTCAACACCTCCAACACCTCGATACTCCCCTCGAGCGATATAGACGATTGGTTCACACACGCAAGGAACGATCTGCTTGTAAAGGttgaagattttgaaaaacgcgATTCTGGGTGGAGCATGATCGAGATCCTCAATACTACTGTTAACATCAACCGGTATCAGCCTCTCGCTGCGGGGCTTTCGATATTCGTTGAGCTGCCCAAGGATATTCAGCGGAAGAGAGCGGTGGTGAACGTGAAAAACGATGacgaaagatgccttctctggtccATCACTGCAGCCGTTCACTCAGTCAACACCAACACCGATAGGACTCACCACTATCGTCGGTATATCTCCGAGTTtaactgtacaggtatcacattccctgctactctacatgatgtgaaacagttagagaaattgaataatttgctaATCAATGTAAACGGTGAAgaatctcaaatttttacacatcaTGCAAAATCGGAAAAAAGCGACATCgggccaatttatttgagtgaaaatttgcatagcgtaaacGTTAACACGATTCTTCTTCTAATGCTTGAAAGTAATGACTGCCACGAAAATGATATGGCTTGCGAGTTCAAATCAAGATTCCACATTGCTTggattt CTAAATTGATGTACACCGACACCGACGACAGCCTTAttcatcaattcaatgtgcctaatatctatGATATCATCAAGCGTGATGTCGACGCAATGTTGGACACTTCTGACTGTCCTTCAGACAACGTGTACGGTATTCCgctgaaaaagaagaaacgtcTTGGTCTGATGAAGGATGAGAACAACGGAAAAATTATCACCGAGTTCATCGGATTACGAGCGAAACTGTACACATTTACCACCATGGGTGAGGACGAAACGAAACACATCAACGAGATCAAAGTATGCGAACGTGCTAAGGGTGTCAAAAGTTCAACGTTGAACACAATCACGTTTGacgattataagcgctgtctgttAGCCTATGAAGAGTCGGCCCGTCCTCAATGCTTAATACATAGCAAAAAGCATCAAGTTAGCGCCATCgttcagaaaaaattgtatctgaGTTAG